Sequence from the Rhea pennata isolate bPtePen1 chromosome 16, bPtePen1.pri, whole genome shotgun sequence genome:
TTTTGCCTGCAGATTCTATAGTAAATTTTTGTTTAAGGTTTACGGCAAgtctctcctcctgccccatcCCACCCCTTGCACGCTGTCATGGGGAGGGGCTGTTGTCCTCCCCCTTTGGTCTTGCTCCAGGGTCCTTCTCAGAAGAAGTGGCATCTACTTGGCTTTCTGCAGAAGGGAAGATTGGGAAGAAAGCATGGTTATACTCTGCTGAGGACAGAAGTGATCAATAATTGCTACAGACTGATTTTACTCATACTGCCAGCTGAAGAGCTTCCTGTGACCAGGTATTTGACCTAGGAGTATCAAGCTCTCCCTTCATGGATCCAGAGTACAAACACTTCTCAAAACAGAATAGCTGGTGATGTTGGGAGGGAGCCTTGGGAGTTGTAAGGGAACTTCAAGGATTTTAAATGACCACAAGGTGCGTAGATACAGCAGTCCTACAACAATAATTCCTTTCAAAGCAGGGATGTGCTATTCCTGTCTAAACTGTAAATGCTACTTGTAAGTGCTCctggaacatttttaaaacatcatggTGGTTAGCCAAAGTGCTCTGTTAGAAGAGCTCTGTTTTGTGCTTGGCTCTATTTTGGACGCTAAAGGGGTGCAGTTGAGGTAACgtgtttcaaagcatttttacagTTAGAGATCGTAGCTTAGAGAGGTAAAAGAGAAAGGGCTAAAAATAAGTTTACTCTCTGCATCTGTTTGTATCTGCTGTATGTTTTGGCTCTCGTTAGCAAAAAAACAGACTCAATGGTTTGCCTACGCTTTGAGCTGAGGATTTACGCTTCCTGACCAGTCAGCTGGTCAGCATATATTGAGCAGAGCAATGTTGCTGCCATGTTTGGGCTACAGGGACATGGTTGATTggtgtttaaaattatttctattgttACTTGCAATACTGTGGAACTATTTAAGGCTAacttgcaaaaaacaaaactgctccAAAAAAGCCTACGGTAGGTCTTACGTGTAATTCGCACTGGGAATGTTATCGCTCAGTCCTTGTCCTGTTTAAACAacagtgcctctgcaaaccaGACTAGCAAAGGAGTGCCTGGAGCATGCAGTGCTGGTGGCCAGGAAGCCCAGGGACCACTACATTCCTTGCAAGGGGCCCTTAGTCTGGGAGAATTGCTGACAGGCCCAGTACCAGCTGAGCAAGAGGCACAGGTTAGCCTCTGGCACTTCTGTGCCTTGCCCTTTGGCCTAGGCTCCAAGAGCTATGTTTACTGGTGTATGTGGCAGCTCACCTGCTCCTTCGATGGAGAGGTCACTTATGTCCCCTGTCAGCTTGCGCATGCTGATAGCAGTTGCATCTCCTTGGATGTCGTGGACAGCGTTCCTCCGACCAGCTCGATCGCAGGAAATAAAGTCAGTGTATGTGGTGGACTCTACCTCCATTGCTGGTCTTGCATTTCCATATGCCTGCAAATCCCTGGGGAGAAAACACAGTTCTGAGGTCAAGGATGCTCAGCAATCCTTGGGGCATGGCTCTGTTCAGGTTATATTACTTTACGGAGTTAAATTACAGCATGAAAAAATAGTGGCTGTAATTCTGCTCTGGGTCCTAGAACGGCAGCTACTGAAATCTCAGATAACAACTCAATCACATGGAGTGTCATGTTGGGTGACCTGCACTGTGCCAGGTGAGAGCAGGTAGATAGGAAAGATCCATCTCAGCAGCATTTTTGGCCCTTATTCTGCTTTCCCCATTCAGAAGCCAGGCAGACAAGACATTCGTGTCTCCTTTTTAGTTTTTAGCCTTCTCCCTTAGGAGTTACAAGACCACAGCAACAGCCAAGGccttttattcagaaaaagcattcgccctgctgctgccagctttgCTGTGCAGTGAGTGAGTGGAGACGGAGTAAATGAGACACGAGTCTGGGGGAAGCTTCCTGCGGCGCCctgtccttgctgctgctctgctccgacCGCAGCGCCCAGTCGCTGGCACGCAGGCACTTCGCTTCTCCCTCCTCGTGCCCGGCTGCCCGGGGTTAAAGGCACAGCACTTGCCTTACCCATAGTCACTTTTGAACACGTGAGCAGAGGCAGTAGCAAAACTGAAATCCCTGGGATGCGGTGTGCTGTGGCAGGCGATTTACCTGGCACAGAGGAGGGCATGCAGGGTCTCTTAATTGTAAAGCCTTGAGTGCCAGTTTGATGTCAGCATTGCCCCAagaccctccccccccccagtcttccTCAAACTGCCACAGCAGCTTTGGATGGAGGCCAATTTGGCTCTTTGCCCTGAGGGTGCGACGGTTGAGGCAGCCTGAATTTGTAAGCAGAAATGATCAGAGCCTCAAATGGATACTGGTGCAAAAGCTCTAGAAGGCAGATGAATATTTTATAGTTCTTGGGCTTTGGATCAGTCCTGACCTCAGCTGGCGTATTTGTCAGATGCATGTACCTAACTGAAAAAGGGGTCAGTTAAACGGATTTGAGGTAAGTGCTACCATGCGAAAAACAAGCCTTCTATGAGATTTTGGATCCCTTCACCCGAGCCTTATTTCTATGCCAAGCACAAAGAAAGGGTTAGATGGCCACTCGTAGCCTTGAGAGTAAAGCTGCGAGCAAACTCAGCCTGATTGGTATTTATGTTGTTGGTTTTCATTTTAGCTGATGGTTTAACTTGCCAGGATTTGTACAGTACAGACCGTCCAGGGAACTCAGCAGCTCTGGGAACATATCACAAGCATCTTGGCTCCCAGGCACAGAGCTAGCTATCACATGCTGCCTTTACATTGGGAATCTGGTGCTCTTGGTTCCTTCTCATGTTTACAAGGCatttagtttgtttatttgcatGGAAGCTGGAGATTAATAGTTTTCTTATCTCTGATTTTCTCTATTACAAAGAATATCCTTAACCACTGATGCCATGAATACTTGGAGGAAGTTCTGATGAGAAACATGCTGGTgtccaaaaacaaaaaaaaaaaaaacaaaacaaaaaaaaaaaaacaacaaaaaaccccaacttcTTGCCATTCAGTGCTTTTGTATCTTTGCGTTAATGTCCCACGAGAAGCTGATGAATTTGTTTAGTTCCTTTACAAACCTTGCATAACGTTGCTCTTCTGACAGAAATCTGCTGTGTTCACGCTGCTCCCTGCCGGGAGTTAGACACACAAAAGGAGACAAACCCTGAGACTGGgcctgtgcttgcttgcttgtcCCTCACGGAAGGGACAGCCCCACGCCGTGCACATGCTGGCCCTCGCCTGCTCTCCTGCATTTGTCCTTGGAGAGCAGGTGGGGGCTGCGCTCAGCAGGGCTGAACACATGCTGGTGGTGCTGCCCCATTAGCAGCTTCTGCTGCAAACTCACAGGCTCAGGGAGCctttggcagcagcaggatTGTGTGTCAGTACAGACATCCCTGCGGCCAGGCCCTACTATGAAACAGTGTTTCTTGggcttgaaaaatgaaaaatagttgTGAAACTCCTGACTGATGAGATGGAAAAGGACTAAAAACTGACTGCTTTTTACAGCGCTTTCACGTTCAGCTTTGCAAGTACATCCTTCCCTCTAAGTCCTAGCTCCTGCCAGTAGGAAAAGCAACACCATGGGGACTGGTGAGCTCCCTGAATGGAGTGTACAGCACAGTGGCAGCAGGCCACCGTCAACTGGTTCGGCTTTGGTAAGCCCTGAATCCATTCCAGAAGCTGGGGCGGTGCCATCAGCAGTGCTGAGGCTGGGCTCCCATCCTACAACCTTGTCCTGCAGCCAGCAGAAATGATTCCCTCCCAGTGTGGAAGTGGAAAGCGCTCTGGTTCCAGCATGATCTGGGCACTTTGCACGGATTACCAACAAGCACTGGATATGCATTTAGCCAGCAGAGGAGTGGCCAGTCTTGGCTGAAGCATCTCTCTTAGATGCTTATTTGCAGATGCTGGAAAGCCATCTGGTGCCACAGGGGTGGTGAAAGCTGGACTGGTGCTACTCCAGTATCACTTCAGAGCCGCATGAGGAACCAAAGTGTTACCACATGCTAAAAGCCAATGTTTCCTTCCCTGCATCAAACATAAAATGCCAGATGCACAGCTTGTGGAGCAACCATGCAGCAACTTATTCACGTTATGATGGTAGAAAGAAAACGATGAATAAGGCATGATAAACCAGGATAAAAAGAGGTTAAAATCTCCCCTTGTTCTGAGATTTAGTAGGGTGCAGTACCCTCAAACTTTCATAAATCCAGTATGTTTCAGCAGCTTCTGGGACTCTTCTCTTTTGGTGCTAATGCTAGCATCAGCTCACGGGTAAGATGTGGGACTTGGCCAGCTGCAGACCTCCCCCAAGAACTTGCTTCTTGAAATCCAGTCCTTGCAAATGTCCTCCTCTTCTCAGGGCTCAGCACCTGCCTAACATGTTCAGCTGAGCAAGGGGAAGAGCTGCAGTTTCACCCCAGAAAGAGATCCCAACTGTTGTTCCTTCTTTcgtcttcctttcttcagcagGCCTGTCCTTCCCAGGAAACTGTGCCCAGTCTGGATGTGGCAAGCTGGCTGTCCTCAGTGAGTGAAATGCCTTTCCTTGTGACAGGTCAGCATCTGTTGCTCCTTGCCAAGTCTTATTCTCAGCTCATTGGGACCCAGAGGCTGTTGACCCTCCACAGCTGCTGAGTCTTTTTTGGTTGCACACTTAGCAATGCTGATGTGTCTGCAGCTGAAATCAAGATTAGAGAGGGTAGAGGAAACAAATCTACAAGCAAGAATGACtgaatgaggaagaggagagccTGGGAAAGCCTGTGGATTCAGGCCCTTGGCTCTGTTAGAGCGTGCCCATGGTCAGCCTGTCTCCTACAGCTTCCCAGGCATCCCTGTTGCCTTAAGAGCTGTGCAGTAGCAGCCAGAAAAACATCACATGCTGGAATTGGGAAGCTTCTGCAAGAGCAGGCCATGCAAGCATGTGTCTATCTCCCCGAGGTGCAACCGGTTCAGATGTGGGTTGAACAGGGTCCCTCCTGCCTTTGCACTGGCCTGCACTGCCTGGGCTTAAGGGTGAATTCTGCATATCAGGGGCAGCAGCCAACAAGCCCATGGGATGAAACCTTTTCCCAGTGTTGCTTAGTGTACCTGTCATAGGTAGGTCCGCTTAACTGCAGCAGTTCCATGCCAAATGACTTGACTGTCCTACCATGTGGGAAAAAGAAGcgaactttcaaaaaaaaaaaaaaaaaaaaaaaaagcatgtgtgCAGGTTTGGGTGCTGGCCAGGAGATGGCGCATTTGATTTAGTTTCCATTGCTGGGACCTTTGTGCCTTAGGAGCCCACTGTGAAGAGATGGAGAGGGACAGATTTTGAGCAAAGCTGTTGAATCTGTACAATTCCTGCAAGATTTTTCAAGGTGGGCAGCCCTCAGAAGCCTTGCGGGTAGATCCCTGCCCTGCTGGCAGAGGGTCTGGCCTTTCTGTCGCAGGGAAACCGTTCTGCTGAGCAGGTGGTCGGAGCTgtcacctctttttttttttttttttttgtgtgtgtaagaCTTGATTTTTCAAAGAGCATTTCCGTGTTTCCaggcaagtgcagagcagaACAGTAGGTTTTAGTCATTGGAAACCTTTTTTAACACATCAGTGACAAGAGAGGAACCAATTTCCCTCTTACCCACGTAGTTCAATGCGAAACTGCGTCACTGTGGGCAGTCATTCAGCCATGGTAGTGGCATGCAGAAAGTGCCATGTTTCACCAGCCAGCTTCTCACCTTCTGTTTTTCGTATTCCCCTGGGCCGACAGGGGACGGAGGAATCTGCAAGCTCTCGCTAGGCGTTCCCGGAGTAAGAGCGCATTCGGTTTCAGCAGCACATTAAAATGCAGCGTGCAAGTACTTCCAGGGCACCTTCTCTGCTTACTTGCCTTGCCAAAATAATCTTGCTCTGCCAAACCTGCTCTTTggtctgtatttatttttcctcagtgctttGTGAGGACCGGAATGAGATAGAAAATCTGGAATTGTGATAGTCTCACTTCTACTGGTTTGGATTTGGCTTTTGGAGCTCACTGACATTTTTTAGGGGACTCAtacagcagctgaaggagcagctgcctctgctctTTCGGGCTCTGAAATTTTGTGGTTTAGATAAACTAGCCCTACTGGCGGCTGAATTTTACCCATTTAGCAGGTGTCTGGCAGGTATTTAAATGGTTAAACGTTTCTGCCACATTTTGGTGTGCAGGAGAGCCAGAAACTAGGGCATTTCCTCTGAGTCAGCTCAGCGCCCCTCTCCATGCACCTGCCAGCTCGGCAGCTGAAGCCCGTCTCCCCTCTTACCTGCTTCTCCGCAGGGCAGTCCCAGGGGCCGAGACCAAACACCCGCTGCAAGCAACGCGAGCAGCGGACGAACGGCCCGGAAGCGTGGCGGGAGGCTCGCGCTCGGCCTCGAGCTGTGCGCGCGCGGAGCAAacgcagccccggggccgccggcccgccgGGCGCTAGGTCTGACCGGGCGGGACGGGGTGGGTCTGGGGCCGCAGGCCGCCCGGGGCTCCGGCGCCGAGGAGCGCCTCTCCCGCCCCTCGCCTGCCGCCTCCGGGCCGGGCGAAACCGCCGGCTCTCCCGGGCAGGCCGCGCGGCTCGGCCGAGCCCGGCCCGCTctgccccgccgcctgcccctcACCTCGCGCCGTCCTCGGGCCCTCGCTCCccgcccagcccggcccggcagcgCAGGCACGGGCCCTGGCGCGCCGAGCAGGACCGGCCGCTCTCTGCCTGGCAGCGGCCGCACTTTCTGGCGTGAGGCAGCTTAGCGGCGGGCGTAGACATTCCCGCCGGAGCGGGCAGGCccgagcggccgccgcgggccgatGTGGCGCGCTCCCCGTCGCGGCCCGCCGGCGACAGGCGCCCGCGGCGCTCAGCGCCTCGGCCGGCAGTTGGGAGCCAACGGCGCCGGGTTCTGCGGCCCGCGGCGAGGCCCTGCCGGGGCTCCAGGGTTCGCTgccggccccccgccgcggcgccgctgccctgGCGGGCGGCAGCACCGCCGCCGGTTTCTGGCTCGGGCACCGCGTCCCGCTTCCCGTCCCtccgccggcagcccgcgggacgggcgcggagctgcgcggCTGCGCCGGGCTCCCCTCGCCCTTTCGTGCCGTGGCACCGCCGCTATTATTAGACCTCCCCTCCTGCGGCCAGATCCGTAACAACAGCAAACATGCTCAGCAGCCCTGCCGGGCTTTCAAAATATTCACAGCGTAAGATGGTTGGATGCAGAGGGGGGCCTGGTAGAGCAcagcggcgcgggccggggtTTCTGCGCTCTGCTGCGAGGCTCCCTGCTGTGAGTCTCATccagggaggggaaagaaaatcacGCAGGGCAGAAGCCAGCACTTGAGGTCAGGGGGTTTCCACCAACTGTCTGACAGCTTCCAGCTGGAATTTCCGCAAATTTTCCACTGGCTCTTGTCTGGGAACAAGCGTGAGAGGTCGCACATCAAAGGAGGAGGGCTCCGTACCAGGGCTGGAGAGCgctggtacagctgtgctcgTGATTTCAAGGCCTAGCTTTGGTCCAAGACCCCCGGGGACTTGAGCTTAGAGCCACAGCCAGAAGCCAAACTGAACCTGCAGAAGTACTCTGCGGAGCCCAGTCTTCCTGGATGTTATATATGTGAAAAGTGTTGGTAAGGCTGGTCACAGACCGGTCTACGCTGACCCAGGCACAGAGCTCCCTGCTTTCCCTGCTTTTCCAAAACGTGGGGATGTGGTGGTATTTGACAGACTTAATGTGGCCCGAATTGCTGAGCCCCAGGTTTCCTGGCTGGAGGGAAAACAAGCAGGATGAAGGCTAAAGCATCGTTTCCCACCACAGTAGGTGTGTCCACCTCAGTACATGTGTCTAGCTCATTTGTTTGCAGGCTCCTTTCCAGAGGAGAACAACATGAAAAAGCCTGAGTTGGAGTTATACCTCACTGGCTTTCcaggatttctttctctctccagttaGCGGCTGAAGAGATGTCAAGGTTGGGCTGTCGGGCACGTCTCATTGCCCCCTGCCCCCAGTACCTCTCCTGTCCCAAAGTacctcctgctgctccaggtCCTCCTGGCCATTGCCTTGCTCTCAACTGATGTGAGAAATGCTTCAGCAGAATTCAAAATTACAGACAACCATTGGCATCTAGGGCAGGATAGTTCCCTTGCACATGTGCAGAGTGGTCCCCAGAGGAGCGAGGAAGGCCCAGGGGTGAAGTTGGCAGGAGGCCATCACTCAGTTCCTTCAGCTAACAGCATCCTTTGCTTCGTTAGTATTAGTCTGTGTTGATCTCTCTGCTGGCTGAGGCACTGGCTCTGGCCCAACACGTGTGTTAGCAGCTGCACAAGGCTGTTCTGTTCACACTAATGGTAAGAGGCTCCAGCTAATCGCTCAGCAAGGCAACAAGCGGCAGCACGCTCCAGACACCCAGGAGCGCAGTGGGCCTGGTGCTGTGCGCACCCATCTAGCCTGGCCGTGCAGCTCTGCTGGTTTGCACTAGCAGAGACTCAGCACCATGAGGGCTGCATAAGGCACCTCATCGCTTGCACTGGGGCAGCATCACCTTTAGTCTCTGCTAGGGACAGGTACTTGGTGTCTGCTCCCAAAATCCTCAGTGATAGCAGAAATCACAATTTTCCTTGGCAACAAAGGTTTTATGAAGCTCtctgctcctccctccccccagcatCCAACCTTGGCTGCATTTTAAGcctcttctgcagcttctcaCTAAGTTGATTAATGGAAATAATTGGTCTCTTCGTGCATCTGGAGACAGTTGCCGTGACAGCggttgtatttttgttttttgttcccAGGTTGAGCTTGTTTTTCACATCCCACATCTTCAAGGTGCTAACAAATCAGGGCACTTGAGTTTCTCCACCCTCAGAAAGGCGCATGCTCCTTTGAGCATTGGGGAAGGCAGGGCAGAGCGAGCATCTGCATCTGGGAGTTAAAATTAACTGTCTGGCTAAGAACTCACAACAGATAAAGCCACAGGACAAAGCCAGTGCAGCCCCCTGCTCCATGCAAGACAAGCACCGTGCACTGGGGGGGATGTGGTTGCTTCCACCGGCCTGTGCCAGCTGCAAAGGTGGCGAAGCAGCCTGTCAGCCCAGTGGGAACTCCCCACTGCTTCGGGGCAGGGAGCCAAGCTCCAGGAAGGGCTCCTGCAGGGAGGAGGGCTGCAGCTtgcaggtccctgctgctgccacatGCAGGCACAGCTTAGAGCAGCCATCAGGCCAAGCTGGCCCTAGGACAGGGCATTTGCTTCCTAAAGCCAAGCCTTATGCTAGTGCTGGGTCACCATGGGTCTGCAACTGTTGCACAGCAAAGAGAAGCAAGCCAAAGCCCTCACATTCATCCAGGGAGCTGTTGCATGGCCATTTAGCGCCTTCCTCCTTGTGAGCCAGCCCCCATGGGCCCCTGCGACCTTTGGGGGTAGGCTTCAAAGCCATAAGGAGTATGAATGTATCAGTGCATTCTCCCTGCTTTTTCATGTGAACATGCCTTCTACATGACCAGAAGTGATGACTCTGTGGAAGATCTAACAAACTGGCTGAATTTGCAAGACAGACTAACCACAGAGCAGTCATTTACACACCTCAGATGTAAAAATCTCACAGCTGCTCCTTTAATATTTTAGAGAGGCTCCTGTATTGTCCTCACTTATGATGGGTACAGACACCCCCATCACATCTGGACCATTTAGTGGATCCCTTGAGGATACAGTTGGCCTTTGGATGCAGatcctcctgcctccccccagGTCACTCAGACCGCTGAAAGAAAAGTCCCTGCTATATTTCACCTCAAAGCCTGGAAATAACCCAGTAGTTCCACAGCTCTTCTAGTCACACCAGGGTATTGCTCCCTCAGTGACCATCACCTTCTTAACCCACCAGCCTTGGGGGACTCTCACCCACAGCATAATCTCCCCTTTCCCTAAGGGACCCCCCACCTGGGGAAGGGAAGTTAAGTATGTTAGGAGCAGACACAGCTGGGGCATATTTTCTAGCACAGTTGCCCTTGTCATGTATAAATGGAGAGAGAAGGCAGACTGGCTCTTGATGACTAAGTTGTCTTTCTAGGTGCAAGAAGAGCTTTCTGCAAGGGCAGAGGTAAGGAGGGCTACAGAAGTTAATAAGTTGCATATAACTTTGCTCTGTCTTTTGAGAGGATAAACTGATTTCTGCTGTTATGT
This genomic interval carries:
- the PKIG gene encoding cAMP-dependent protein kinase inhibitor gamma, encoding MEVESTTYTDFISCDRAGRRNAVHDIQGDATAISMRKLTGDISDLSIEGAESQVDATSSEKDPGARPKGEDNSPSP